The following are encoded together in the Acidobacteriota bacterium genome:
- a CDS encoding threonine/serine dehydratase — MTNSSLPPAPTLEAIRDARRRLGDRVAETPTWPWSGQEAEELFGSDTEVFLKLELFQRTGTFKLRGALLNLLSLDPEQRRRGVTAVSAGNHAIAVACAASLLDSHAKVVMPESADPGRVERCRSYGGEVVLVPDVHRAFEEVEAIQEREGRTFVHPFEGVQTVLGTATVGLELCSQAPALDAVIVPIGGGGLCAGIACAVKALSPHTRVYGVEPEGADTMHRSFAAGEPQAIDKVRTIADSLGAPHAAPYTFSLCRRFVDQLVKVDDDALRDSMMALFGGMKLAVEPAAAAAMAALRGPLAETLAGRRVGLIVCGSNISLTTYQRLLAG; from the coding sequence ATGACCAATTCATCCCTCCCCCCAGCCCCGACCCTCGAAGCCATCCGCGACGCCCGCCGCCGGTTGGGAGACCGGGTGGCGGAAACCCCTACCTGGCCCTGGTCCGGCCAGGAAGCCGAGGAGCTCTTCGGCTCCGACACCGAGGTCTTCCTCAAGCTCGAGCTCTTCCAGCGCACCGGCACCTTCAAGCTGCGCGGTGCCCTGCTCAACCTGCTGAGCCTGGATCCGGAGCAGCGCCGCCGGGGCGTCACCGCGGTCTCCGCCGGCAATCACGCCATCGCCGTCGCCTGCGCCGCTTCTCTCCTCGACAGCCACGCCAAGGTGGTGATGCCCGAGAGCGCCGACCCCGGGCGGGTGGAACGCTGCCGTAGCTACGGCGGCGAGGTGGTTCTGGTGCCCGACGTGCACCGCGCTTTCGAGGAGGTGGAGGCTATCCAGGAGCGCGAGGGACGCACCTTCGTGCACCCCTTCGAGGGTGTTCAAACCGTTCTCGGCACCGCCACCGTCGGCCTCGAGCTGTGCTCCCAGGCACCGGCTCTGGATGCCGTCATCGTGCCCATCGGCGGCGGTGGCCTGTGCGCCGGCATCGCCTGCGCGGTCAAGGCCCTGAGCCCTCACACCCGGGTCTACGGCGTCGAGCCCGAGGGCGCCGACACCATGCACCGCAGCTTCGCCGCCGGTGAGCCCCAAGCCATCGACAAGGTGCGCACCATCGCCGACAGTCTCGGCGCTCCCCACGCCGCCCCCTACACCTTCTCTCTCTGCCGGCGCTTCGTAGATCAATTGGTGAAAGTGGACGACGACGCCCTCCGGGACTCCATGATGGCGCTCTTCGGCGGCATGAAGCTGGCGGTGGAACCGGCGGCGGCGGCGGCCATGGCGGCGCTCCGAGGTCCCCTGGCGGAAACCCTCGCCGGCCGCCGGGTCGGCCTCATTGTGTGCGGCAGCAACATCTCCCTGACCACCTACCAGCGACTGCTGGCGGGTTGA
- a CDS encoding RNA methyltransferase, with product MAGTDSTRGLPEEDRGGPAVILVEPQLGENIGAAARAMLNCGLTDLRLVNPRDGWPNPDARASCSGALVVLERARVFSSTAEAAADLRRLWATTARRRDMVKPVVTPREAAREMQGCAAREEPFGVLFGPERTGLHNDDIVLADTVLEVPLNPAFSSLNLAQAVLLVAYEWYQAEPQAPPRQEILAGARPATAEEMQLFFHYLEQDLDQAGFLYPPEKRPIMVRNLRNIFQRAQLTEAEVRTLHGVVRALSGRRNRQREESDKG from the coding sequence ATGGCCGGTACCGACTCTACCCGTGGACTGCCCGAAGAAGACCGTGGCGGACCCGCTGTCATCCTGGTGGAACCTCAGCTGGGGGAAAATATCGGCGCCGCCGCCCGGGCCATGCTCAACTGCGGCCTCACCGACTTGCGGCTGGTCAACCCCCGGGACGGCTGGCCCAACCCCGACGCCCGGGCCTCCTGCTCCGGTGCCCTGGTGGTGTTGGAGCGCGCCCGAGTCTTCTCCTCCACCGCCGAGGCAGCGGCGGATCTACGCCGCCTGTGGGCCACCACCGCCCGCCGCCGGGACATGGTCAAGCCGGTGGTGACGCCGCGGGAAGCGGCTCGGGAGATGCAGGGTTGCGCCGCTCGGGAAGAGCCCTTCGGCGTCCTCTTCGGCCCCGAGCGCACCGGCCTCCACAACGACGACATCGTCCTCGCCGACACGGTGCTGGAGGTGCCCCTCAATCCCGCCTTCAGCTCCCTCAACCTCGCCCAGGCGGTGCTCTTGGTGGCCTACGAGTGGTACCAGGCGGAGCCCCAGGCTCCCCCACGCCAGGAGATCCTCGCCGGCGCCCGCCCCGCCACCGCCGAGGAGATGCAGCTCTTCTTCCACTACCTGGAGCAGGACCTCGACCAGGCGGGCTTCCTCTACCCGCCGGAGAAACGCCCCATCATGGTGCGCAACCTGCGCAACATCTTCCAGCGCGCCCAGCTCACCGAGGCCGAAGTCCGCACCCTCCACGGCGTTGTCCGCGCCCTCTCTGGGCGACGCAACCGGCAGCGCGAGGAATCCGACAAAGGCTGA
- a CDS encoding GerMN domain-containing protein — MKTLSKLSRRLAPWALGLGLGLGLALVYLGGEALSAAEDDVAVYQVDVSQSMTGEDLDAFLDFVRSNPGKDILLEPSDPLPVTPGPERRQQDEARAAEEAKRHDAKIAEGLASGLYTQDGPAPDCASLSEAANGEPAIFRLCENGVRPVPTALPTAPVESTRAAEERLTAYLQAVLTSPDATEAQLGLASSFSDASALDSVTLAEGGEVTVDFNFGISSQIGGLHPGLATHYMLEQLYRTLFQFRDVRKVTLTLDGSCRAFGDLFEGPCQELDRDLWELMTELNDEQVAYFTLKGGQ, encoded by the coding sequence ATGAAAACCCTCAGCAAGCTCTCTCGGCGTCTCGCGCCCTGGGCCCTCGGTCTGGGCCTCGGCCTGGGACTGGCCCTCGTCTATCTCGGTGGAGAGGCTCTCTCCGCCGCCGAGGACGATGTGGCCGTCTACCAGGTGGACGTGTCTCAATCCATGACCGGTGAAGACCTGGACGCTTTCCTGGACTTCGTGCGCAGCAACCCCGGCAAGGACATTCTTCTCGAGCCGTCGGATCCGTTGCCGGTGACGCCGGGTCCCGAGCGTCGTCAGCAGGACGAAGCCCGGGCTGCGGAGGAGGCGAAGCGCCACGACGCCAAGATCGCCGAGGGCCTCGCCAGCGGTCTCTACACCCAGGACGGTCCGGCTCCGGACTGCGCTTCCCTTTCGGAAGCAGCCAACGGCGAGCCGGCGATCTTCCGGCTGTGCGAGAACGGCGTGCGCCCCGTGCCCACGGCCCTGCCGACGGCTCCCGTGGAGTCGACCCGGGCCGCCGAGGAGCGCCTCACCGCCTACCTCCAGGCGGTGCTCACCAGCCCCGACGCCACGGAAGCCCAGCTGGGATTGGCATCCAGCTTCAGCGATGCTTCGGCGTTGGACAGCGTGACCCTGGCCGAGGGCGGTGAGGTGACGGTGGACTTCAACTTCGGCATTTCTTCCCAGATCGGCGGTCTGCACCCCGGACTCGCCACCCACTACATGCTCGAGCAGCTCTACCGCACGCTCTTCCAATTCCGCGACGTGCGCAAGGTGACCCTCACCCTCGACGGCAGCTGCCGCGCCTTCGGTGATCTTTTCGAAGGACCGTGCCAGGAGCTCGACCGGGATCTCTGGGAGCTGATGACCGAACTCAACGACGAGCAGGTCGCGTACTTCACCCTGAAGGGAGGCCAATAA
- a CDS encoding FlgO family outer membrane protein, with product MRTVPRRPSSGLWLLLPLLALSLGNSCVTRAESLGEGVDIMARNLASDLEPSAMHSVAVLDFVDTNGETTVFGIVLADELIARLHAAAPGAFTLVERRRLDQVRQEQRQTASRFFDQDSLADVGRVFGADAVIVGTTADLGKTIRIYANAISVETGEVVSTTAVTVPRSKVRSLLDQEPQRPSPSPAGTRSQPEVPTTTGTPSTGSSPPPSGTWTNSFLRITADLVTVQSDGKKANLAVTLTNRTDSPLYLALDKGSYCDFALADNTGSYSRTGSNRITGIACIDGETADQEPTESFTLLSPGSTTTILVKTHFLNAIDGDRLSFSADFLRRHDGKTSSFSAGLPNLPFVREAGEP from the coding sequence GTGAGGACCGTGCCCCGGAGGCCGTCCTCCGGCCTCTGGCTGCTATTGCCGCTGCTGGCCCTGAGCCTGGGTAATTCCTGCGTCACTCGCGCCGAGTCCCTCGGGGAGGGCGTGGACATCATGGCCCGCAATCTGGCCTCGGATTTGGAACCCAGCGCGATGCACAGCGTGGCGGTGCTGGACTTCGTGGATACCAACGGGGAGACCACAGTCTTCGGGATAGTGCTGGCGGACGAGCTCATCGCCCGCCTCCATGCGGCAGCCCCGGGGGCCTTCACCCTGGTGGAGCGCCGTCGCCTCGATCAGGTGCGGCAGGAACAACGACAGACCGCTTCCCGCTTCTTCGATCAGGACAGCCTGGCGGACGTCGGCAGAGTCTTTGGCGCTGACGCGGTGATCGTGGGTACGACGGCGGACTTGGGCAAAACCATCCGCATCTATGCCAACGCCATCTCGGTGGAGACTGGGGAGGTCGTGTCCACTACGGCGGTGACGGTGCCCCGCTCGAAAGTGCGCTCCCTGCTCGATCAGGAGCCCCAGCGTCCGTCCCCTTCTCCAGCCGGTACCCGTTCCCAGCCCGAGGTCCCCACCACCACCGGTACCCCGTCCACCGGCTCTTCGCCACCTCCCTCGGGCACCTGGACGAATAGTTTCCTGCGCATCACCGCCGACCTGGTGACGGTGCAGAGCGACGGCAAGAAGGCGAACCTCGCCGTCACCCTCACCAATCGGACGGATAGCCCTCTCTATCTCGCGCTGGACAAGGGCAGCTATTGCGACTTCGCCTTGGCGGACAATACCGGCTCCTATTCCCGCACCGGCTCCAACCGCATCACCGGCATCGCGTGCATCGACGGCGAGACCGCCGACCAGGAGCCCACCGAATCCTTCACCCTCCTCTCCCCCGGCAGCACCACCACCATTCTGGTCAAGACTCACTTCCTCAACGCCATCGACGGCGACCGCCTCTCCTTCTCCGCCGACTTCCTCCGCCGCCACGACGGCAAAACCTCCAGTTTCTCCGCCGGGCTCCCCAACCTGCCGTTCGTGCGGGAGGCTGGGGAGCCCTAG
- a CDS encoding PQQ-binding-like beta-propeller repeat protein, with protein sequence MDGKRTKLETGARIMEAWTMVLAVLLAGALMVALPGSATAQTPEDLFDAANAGDLAKVKQLVEAGVPVNSQDKYGTTPLTMAARNGELEIARYLVSQGADIDQKDSFYGVGPVDWAMFNEHSEVVLFLLKEGANSREGVLQMAVPQGRMELIRAAVEAGPIYASTLEELKAGDTAPPVKALLDRAESRPDPPVPTYTAEELQTFTGSFEGFAADLEAKVEVREGALYLQLGDAPATRLTVTGDKKFSGPDEAVQAQFFGRADEIEGLRVTREGQPPVGMSRAIAQPLGRAGLSEEVAKAQTAEAAAPTAPTVHWPAFRGTNARGIGDGVDTPVEWDLESGDGVRWQAEVPGLGNSSPVVWGDRVFLTTAVAEGIEQNLRTGLTGAIQDVQEEVEHRWLVLAFDKTTGKQLWETEIGRAVPLTDRHFKATQANSTPVTDGEHVVVVFPTAGLACLDMQGKVLWHHDLGGLNAGAFNDPGLEWGFAASPILYDGKAILQVDIHGGQYLAAWDLKTGKLAWRTERDVAPSWATPAIFPTPQGDQLVVNGSVIHGYDAATGKELWSLAPNSELVIATPVVGDDVVYVSAGYPPVKPIYAVPAGVRGDLEVDPRGEDPRLTWSLGIGGAYMPTPLLYRGLLYVVHHNGRLVTYDATTGNVIYKQRFSKGGTFTASPVAVNGKIYATTEEGQVYIFQAGAEYEELALHALDEPLMATPAVSEGVLLLRTPSRLIALAREAEGEASESTETDTRSR encoded by the coding sequence ATGGATGGCAAGAGAACGAAGCTCGAGACGGGGGCCCGCATCATGGAGGCCTGGACGATGGTCCTGGCCGTGCTCCTGGCCGGTGCCCTGATGGTGGCCCTGCCGGGCAGCGCCACGGCGCAGACGCCGGAGGACCTCTTCGACGCTGCCAATGCCGGGGATCTGGCGAAGGTGAAGCAATTGGTGGAGGCGGGGGTGCCGGTGAACTCCCAGGACAAATACGGCACCACTCCCCTCACCATGGCCGCCCGCAACGGTGAATTGGAGATCGCCCGCTATCTGGTGAGCCAGGGAGCCGACATCGACCAGAAGGACTCGTTCTACGGTGTCGGTCCCGTCGATTGGGCGATGTTCAACGAGCATTCCGAGGTCGTGCTCTTCCTGCTGAAGGAAGGGGCGAACAGCCGGGAAGGAGTGCTCCAGATGGCGGTTCCCCAGGGCCGCATGGAGCTCATCCGCGCCGCCGTGGAAGCCGGCCCCATCTACGCCTCGACCCTCGAAGAGCTCAAGGCCGGAGACACCGCACCGCCGGTGAAGGCTCTGCTGGACCGCGCCGAGAGCCGACCCGATCCGCCGGTTCCCACTTACACCGCGGAAGAGCTCCAGACCTTCACCGGCAGCTTCGAAGGCTTCGCCGCAGATCTGGAAGCCAAGGTGGAGGTGCGGGAGGGCGCCCTCTACCTCCAGCTCGGCGATGCCCCGGCGACCCGGCTGACGGTGACCGGGGACAAGAAGTTCAGCGGCCCTGACGAGGCAGTGCAAGCCCAATTCTTCGGCCGCGCGGACGAGATCGAAGGCCTGCGGGTGACCCGCGAAGGCCAACCGCCGGTGGGAATGAGCCGGGCCATCGCCCAACCCCTGGGACGCGCCGGCCTGAGCGAAGAAGTCGCCAAGGCTCAGACCGCGGAGGCAGCGGCGCCCACCGCTCCGACGGTGCACTGGCCCGCCTTCCGAGGCACCAACGCCCGCGGCATCGGCGACGGCGTCGACACCCCGGTGGAGTGGGATCTGGAGAGCGGCGACGGCGTCCGCTGGCAGGCGGAGGTGCCGGGGCTGGGCAACTCCAGCCCGGTGGTCTGGGGCGATCGGGTCTTCCTCACCACCGCGGTGGCGGAAGGCATCGAGCAGAACCTGCGCACCGGTCTCACCGGCGCCATCCAGGACGTCCAGGAGGAGGTGGAGCACCGTTGGCTGGTCCTCGCCTTCGACAAAACCACCGGCAAGCAGCTGTGGGAGACCGAGATCGGCCGCGCCGTGCCCCTCACCGACCGCCACTTCAAGGCCACCCAGGCCAACTCGACGCCGGTCACCGACGGCGAGCACGTGGTGGTGGTCTTCCCCACCGCCGGCCTCGCCTGCCTCGACATGCAGGGCAAGGTGCTCTGGCACCACGACCTGGGAGGCCTCAACGCCGGCGCCTTCAACGACCCCGGCCTGGAGTGGGGCTTCGCCGCCAGTCCCATCCTCTACGACGGCAAGGCGATTCTGCAGGTGGACATCCACGGCGGCCAATACCTCGCCGCCTGGGACCTGAAGACCGGCAAGCTCGCCTGGCGCACGGAGCGGGACGTCGCCCCGTCCTGGGCCACGCCGGCCATCTTCCCCACTCCCCAGGGCGACCAGCTGGTGGTCAACGGCTCGGTGATCCACGGCTACGACGCCGCCACCGGCAAGGAACTGTGGAGCCTGGCCCCCAACTCCGAGCTGGTCATCGCCACCCCGGTGGTGGGGGATGACGTGGTCTACGTCTCCGCCGGCTATCCGCCGGTCAAGCCCATCTACGCCGTGCCCGCCGGCGTGCGCGGCGACCTGGAGGTGGATCCCCGGGGCGAGGATCCGCGGCTGACCTGGAGCCTGGGCATCGGCGGCGCCTACATGCCGACGCCGCTGCTCTACCGCGGATTGCTCTACGTGGTGCACCACAACGGCCGGCTGGTGACCTACGACGCCACCACCGGCAACGTCATCTACAAACAACGCTTCTCCAAGGGCGGCACCTTTACCGCCTCCCCGGTGGCGGTGAACGGCAAGATCTACGCCACCACGGAGGAGGGCCAGGTGTACATCTTCCAGGCCGGTGCGGAGTACGAAGAGCTGGCTCTCCACGCTCTGGACGAGCCCCTCATGGCCACCCCGGCAGTCTCCGAGGGCGTGCTCCTCCTGCGCACTCCCTCGCGGCTCATCGCCCTGGCGCGGGAGGCGGAGGGCGAAGCTTCGGAATCAACCGAGACCGACACCCGGAGCCGCTGA
- a CDS encoding M36 family metallopeptidase, whose protein sequence is MRLCKSLSASWLAVLCLLLAVPASAGFLTAPSPDDPLDIVTNYLEANGASMGLTQDDLAEWTVNDRYTTRHNGVTHIYLQQRLDGIPVYNGLLNVSIDNQGRIFFIGDRWVRDLAGSVVDRAPSLDAVDAIHRSANHLGLRVSDALVPLGGTGGPVQNSIFSEGGLSQDEIPVELVYQPLDDGTVRLAWNTVLRLHDDENWWNVRVDATNGEFLAKNNWIAADSYRVFPLPMISPDDVGPGHVVVNDPANATASPFGWHDTNGAAGAEFTDTRGNNVEASEDSDANNVPGFRPSGGAGLDFDFAWDPGLSPTGGTNQEAAIVNLFYWNNIVHDVLYHYGFDEAGGNFQQNNYGNGGVGGDPVQADAQDGSGTNNANFGTPPDGSDPRMQMFIWVNPLPNILEITAPGTIAGNYAASGAGFGPGLDTTGISGDVVLVDDGTGTTSDGCEAITNGGAVSGNIALIDRGSCSFVTKTRNAQNVGATAVVIVNNQGDTAITLGDDGTGGDITIPAGMIGQGNGDIIKAELPGVTGTFKNGGGSVPDRDSDMDNGVIIHEYGHGVSNRLTGGPSAVGCLGNTEQMGEGWSDWLALALTGKVGDQPEDQRGIAPYLVYQPVDGPGIRQFPYTTDISINTHTYGDVGGVSVPHGVGSIWSAMLWEVYWNMVDRYGFDADIYNGTGGNNRAIQLVMDGMKTQTCLPGFEDGRDGILAADLANNGGANECLIWRGFAKRGMGVSADQGSNNSVADGAQAFDIPLACEDFIYEDGFESGDTGAWDNVKDDFGDLTVTAGAALVGTMGGQFNVDTSKVFLEDFTPSSEGSYKARFYIDPSSVTMPDGKRMKIIQLFSDGPSRRLATGVLRFKDGGFRFLFKIHNDDNSWTKVGFFDLDPGVNVVEVAFYQSTGAGNDDGALELFLNEVSVGRIDGVDNDLDDADRVRFGIVSKPKAGYSGTLLLDAFESRRFTHIGLAAP, encoded by the coding sequence ATGAGACTGTGCAAGAGCTTGTCCGCCTCTTGGCTCGCCGTCCTCTGCCTGCTGTTGGCGGTCCCCGCCAGCGCCGGCTTCCTGACGGCGCCGAGCCCGGACGACCCGCTGGATATCGTCACCAATTACCTGGAAGCCAACGGTGCTTCCATGGGCCTGACCCAGGACGACCTCGCCGAGTGGACGGTCAATGACCGCTACACCACTCGCCACAACGGCGTCACCCACATCTATTTGCAACAGCGTCTGGACGGCATCCCCGTCTACAATGGCCTGCTCAACGTCAGCATCGACAACCAGGGCCGTATCTTCTTCATCGGCGACCGCTGGGTGCGGGACCTCGCCGGTTCGGTGGTCGATCGCGCCCCGAGCCTCGATGCCGTCGACGCCATCCACCGCTCCGCCAATCACCTGGGCCTGCGGGTCTCCGACGCCCTGGTGCCCCTGGGGGGCACCGGCGGCCCGGTCCAGAACTCGATCTTCAGCGAGGGCGGCCTGTCCCAGGACGAGATTCCCGTCGAGCTGGTCTACCAGCCCCTGGACGACGGCACTGTCCGTCTGGCGTGGAACACCGTACTGCGTCTGCACGACGACGAGAATTGGTGGAATGTGCGAGTCGACGCCACCAACGGCGAATTCCTCGCCAAGAACAACTGGATCGCCGCCGACTCCTACCGCGTCTTCCCCCTCCCCATGATCAGCCCCGACGACGTCGGTCCGGGCCACGTGGTGGTCAACGATCCGGCCAACGCCACGGCCTCTCCCTTCGGCTGGCATGACACCAACGGCGCCGCCGGCGCCGAGTTCACCGACACCCGCGGCAACAACGTCGAGGCCAGCGAGGACTCCGACGCCAACAACGTCCCCGGCTTCCGCCCCTCCGGCGGCGCCGGCCTGGACTTCGACTTCGCCTGGGATCCGGGCCTCAGCCCGACGGGCGGTACCAACCAGGAAGCGGCCATCGTCAACCTCTTCTACTGGAACAACATCGTCCACGATGTGCTCTACCACTACGGCTTCGACGAGGCCGGCGGTAACTTCCAGCAGAACAACTACGGCAACGGTGGCGTCGGCGGCGACCCGGTGCAGGCGGACGCTCAGGACGGCTCCGGCACCAACAACGCCAACTTCGGCACCCCGCCGGACGGCTCGGACCCGCGCATGCAGATGTTCATCTGGGTCAACCCGCTGCCCAACATCCTGGAGATCACCGCTCCTGGCACCATCGCCGGCAACTACGCCGCCAGCGGCGCCGGCTTCGGCCCCGGCCTGGACACCACCGGCATCAGCGGCGACGTGGTGCTGGTGGACGACGGCACCGGGACCACCTCCGACGGCTGTGAGGCCATTACCAACGGTGGCGCCGTCAGCGGCAACATCGCCCTCATCGACCGCGGCAGCTGCTCCTTCGTGACCAAGACCCGCAACGCCCAGAACGTCGGCGCCACTGCGGTGGTGATCGTCAACAACCAGGGCGACACGGCCATCACCCTCGGCGACGACGGCACCGGTGGTGACATCACCATCCCCGCCGGCATGATCGGCCAGGGCAATGGCGACATCATCAAGGCCGAGCTGCCGGGCGTCACCGGTACCTTCAAGAACGGTGGCGGCTCGGTGCCGGACCGCGACAGCGACATGGACAACGGCGTGATCATTCACGAGTACGGTCACGGCGTGTCCAACCGCCTCACCGGCGGTCCTTCCGCCGTCGGCTGCTTGGGCAATACCGAGCAGATGGGCGAAGGCTGGAGCGACTGGCTGGCCCTCGCGCTCACCGGCAAGGTCGGCGATCAGCCGGAAGACCAGCGGGGTATCGCCCCCTACCTGGTCTATCAGCCGGTGGACGGCCCGGGCATCCGCCAGTTCCCCTACACCACCGACATCAGCATCAACACCCACACCTACGGTGACGTGGGCGGCGTGTCCGTGCCCCACGGTGTCGGCTCTATCTGGTCCGCCATGCTCTGGGAGGTGTACTGGAACATGGTCGACCGCTACGGCTTCGACGCCGACATCTACAACGGCACCGGCGGTAACAACCGGGCCATCCAGCTGGTCATGGACGGCATGAAGACCCAGACCTGTCTGCCGGGCTTCGAGGACGGCCGTGACGGCATCCTCGCCGCCGACCTGGCCAACAACGGTGGCGCCAACGAGTGCCTGATCTGGCGCGGCTTCGCCAAGCGCGGCATGGGCGTCAGCGCCGACCAGGGCAGCAACAACAGCGTTGCCGACGGCGCCCAGGCCTTCGACATCCCGCTGGCCTGCGAGGACTTCATCTACGAGGACGGTTTCGAGAGCGGTGACACCGGCGCCTGGGACAACGTCAAGGACGACTTCGGCGACCTCACCGTCACCGCTGGCGCTGCCTTGGTGGGAACCATGGGCGGTCAGTTCAACGTCGACACCTCGAAGGTCTTCCTGGAGGACTTCACTCCGTCCTCAGAGGGCTCCTACAAGGCCCGCTTCTACATCGACCCCAGCTCGGTGACCATGCCCGACGGCAAGCGGATGAAGATCATCCAGCTCTTCTCCGATGGCCCGAGCCGGCGTCTCGCCACCGGCGTGCTGCGGTTCAAGGACGGAGGCTTCCGCTTCCTGTTCAAGATCCACAACGACGACAACAGCTGGACCAAGGTCGGCTTCTTCGATCTCGACCCCGGCGTCAACGTCGTCGAGGTAGCGTTCTACCAGTCCACCGGAGCCGGCAACGACGACGGCGCTCTGGAGCTCTTCCTCAACGAAGTCTCCGTGGGCCGCATCGACGGCGTGGACAACGATCTCGACGACGCGGACCGCGTGCGCTTCGGCATCGTGTCCAAGCCCAAGGCGGGCTACTCCGGCACCCTGCTGCTGGACGCCTTCGAGTCCCGCCGGTTCACCCATATCGGTCTGGCGGCTCCCTGA